From the Anguilla anguilla isolate fAngAng1 chromosome 6, fAngAng1.pri, whole genome shotgun sequence genome, one window contains:
- the LOC118230451 gene encoding uncharacterized membrane protein C3orf80-like, which produces MGYFIQRIVCPRPRRQSDGEPEPTFLGGGATTSQDNLLASVTRHSLEDIASPVPLPAYEEVKDLPTYEETMQEARGLRAVPAPVSGRPRVPLQPCLHPLPTSRTLLG; this is translated from the coding sequence ATGGGCTACTTCATCCAGCGCATCGTCTGCCCGAGACCCCGCCGCCAGAGCGACGGGGAGCCGGAGCCAACTTTCCTGGGCGGAGGCGCCACGACGTCCCAGGACAACCTGCTCGCAAGCGTCACGCGGCACAGCCTCGAGGACATCGCCTCGCCGGTGCCGCTGCCGGCGTACGAAGAGGTGAAAGACTTGCCCACGTACGAGGAGACCATGCAGGAGGCGCGCGGACTTCGCGCGGTGCCGGCACCAGTGTCGGGACGCCCTCGTGTTCCACTTCAGCCGTGCCTCCATCCGCTCCCCACATCTCGAACACTCCTTGGATAA